The nucleotide sequence aaattataatgagGGAATATTATACGACAATCCCACTGACAGTTTTCCATCggttataaaaattgaagagaaaaaaaaaaaaaaaaaacatgaaaataattatcatGACCAAGCATATAATAGCCAAATATGTGAAGAGTCAtgcaaaaattatattcatacatcctcaaagaaagaaaaattagaaaataaagagCAAAAACACAGTggaaaattaataaatgaagaaaaaagagAAGATTCAAACATCAGAACAGAGGACTATATTCCATGCAATGGCAAAGACCCATTgtatgatgataataatttgagTAATATTTGCAATGGTACATATCCTAAAAATTATAGCCTATGTAATagcataataataaatctttataaaaatgttgtACTAAATGATTATTTACATGATCTTTATAGCATTATTCATggtaaaaattttaaaaatatgaaatataaagaaaatgaaaatatgcCATTTACTACCAATTTTTGTAAACAATTCCCAAAAGAAAACAATATCGTAGCTTGCTCTAATATAACTGACGAAGTTTtcaacatattttttaatgaattatctgcttataatttaaaaaaaaataaaaaaattttaataaaacgTTATAATACTACAAACTTACATGATGGTGGCGAAAATAAAGCAATGCCTTTGTATATTTACTTGCATGTTATAGATTATAATAAAGCCgctattaatttatataacaaGCTCAAATTTGATTATAttgataaatatgataatttttatgttataaataaaattaatttttcctCGTATTTgtattcttattttttttaaataccAAAATATCGGAAAAGTTgttcacatatatatatatatatatattcttatttgtctgtatatatatacattgcgcataattatattttttatttttttatgtttttaatattcaACATATttgcaaataaataatacaaaatacacaaattaaatatttttaatattattatagcCCAGCTaagtattttttgtaaaccttattattataatctATTCATAAGAAGTAATTTATTACatggatatatatgtatgtaataatataaactaACGATTTTATCGTATTATCTTTCACCATAATGCGCAATGCGCTTTATTCAacgtaaaaaaaaaacgaaactAAAAgcaaaattgaaaataaataagatGTGTTCCACTATATGTTtacaaaaacaaaagacattaaaaaaaagaaaaggaaTGAAAATACACAACCAGAAGGATATTTTGTGTATATCCATCCACTTAAAAAATCGTATTCTTGAGAACGAAGCATATACaaagaaaaacaatataCATAAGGCATAGTGCATCGAAAATGATAAACAAACGCACATACGTGAGCAcacttatatatatatgtactgTTCCTGCAACGGAATAGTCGAATCATTTTTGTTACTCATATTAGCTAAACATTTAGAAAATTCTGTATTTTCTAAGATAGAATTAATATATTgcaatttttcattttcatttttgcACTTTTTAAACATATCATGgcaaattaatatttctttatatccttctttttttaaatgattcattttatcgttttcaaaatttttctGAGAAGCTTGTTTATAAACTGGATATAATTTCCATGAGTCTTTCCaatcaatatatattttataaaacgGATCgcatatatgtaaaatatatgggCCATATAcaaaagtaataaaattataatttaacattttcatatatttttttaatataaatatttctttttcgccttgcatatttttattaatattacatGAAATATTCCTCACTTTTTgaagaaaatttttatattcaataGGAAAAagacaatatatatttttaaaatcatGCCTTAGGTGCATATCTATTATCttcaaatgaaaatataaattatccttattataattgtttTCTCCCTTATCCTCATTTaggtttttattatatctaaTCAGGTGTGTGTCGGTACAAATGCTATATTCGATTTCTTCTAGTTTCTCCTCTTTTGAAGTTATGAGtgaattttcatttttcaaaatattatttttcttatatatatcattagCATTACTACTATGAGTACTTAAAAAGGAATCATCTTTATTCTCTAGGTTTATAGTATCatcaaaattaaatatttcgtgtttattttctttatttgaataattataggcactaaaattatttactacattatttattagttCATCACCATCTGCAGAACAAGTATCTTCACTCAAATTTTTACCTTGtggattttttttcttaaatgGAATATTggtagttttttttttttttattaacataaatttatttaaatgtataaatgtttgaaatatatttttttgggaAATAAGCTTTTGCtgtaacatttttttaaataaagtaACTAAATGAATAAGTTGATTAAAGGttgcaattttttttgaatatataacattaattttaaataataatttttctgatttaataaataacgGGACAATATGTAAAATGTGGCATATTGCTTCACATGGTAATTGcgataaattatttattgtattaattaaaattattttaacaaatatgctgtctatataatttaaataatatgaattaactaatattaaatataaatgatatgttcgaattttttttattcttttaattatttcaaaacataaattatttaaatatctTTCATTGTAAAatttacttttattatatccaTAAAATAAGCGGCataaataatgattatttataacatttatattttgaagaaaaaaaatagacagtaaattaaacatattttttacaccATTACTACagtaaaacatatttatttcgtGTGTATTATTAGCATTAtccatataaataaatttttccgattcaaaaattttatttttattattgtttggagaaaattcataatttattttattcacGTTATTTAAAGTCGTACTATTTTgatatgtattattttcttcaatcgtattttctatatttattgtgtgtatttgttttaattttttatttaattcacAACTCTTTCCATcttctaaaaaaatatgattttcATCCAAATCGTTTTTCTTGCTTTGGAAAAACTTATTGGGCTTTCCTTTGTTAGCTGTATCTTCGTTTCCTTTCAAACTTTTTTCatgttttgtttttaaaaaaaaataagaattaatataacaaatattttgataaattttcatcaaatcatgtatatcaaaaaaaggatttttaaaattttcttcTCTACCATAACATTTagaatttaaaatattttttttatttttattaaaatcaCTCGAAATTATATCTATACTATCTTTTACTTTTATATCTAATACACTCATTACAGTGTCCCACATTGATATAtccaatattttatttttactacAATACccaatataatataatagttctctattatttaaattattaatatttacatttttaatgtCATTAAacttttcctttttaaaaaaaaaagtattatCGCATTTCTTCCCCGTTTTATCAGCGACGCTATTTGCAAAATTTGATCCTTCATCACTATTTGTGAAATGAAAATCATCGTTAATATTCGAAAAATTTAaggaattattatttacaaaacTTGAATATTCCTTATTTATTGTGCTAAGAAGTCTATTATTTCTTATTCCTAATTTTCTCCATTTAATTAAGACAAGCATCTTTTTACTTATTGATTTTATGAGCTtctacaattttttttcgaacTTTCATTTGCTTTCTACTAGTGTAAATATCCGGACGTATTATTTAACATAtgcatttatatacataaatatatatatgcatatatatcctatattgttttatttttagtgAATGAcgttttttcatttaaattgcTAATATTGtagatttttttttctcaaaCTTGTATGAaattaaatacatatacaaatattatagcTCGATGAAAATTTGCGCACACATTGGGGTAGTTTTATTTAAGATGctataaattaaaagtaATATAATTGATGATTATACATGCCTTTATAGCGAAATTTGAGAAAAATTCTTCAGTATATTAGTATACATATTTGCATGTATGTAGGCTTCCCCCCaaattttacatatttattttttagcacaaaaaaaagtaatagaaaaaaaattattataataaaaaatattataaattacatacaaacatatataagtaTTCTTGCCTGCATTTAATGCAAAAATCACGTATAAAagtgtaatttttttttatggaaaaaattaatgttTGCAAAAACTGCCAGTAGTAGTAATAGAGATGGAAGAAGGCTTAGGCactattaaaaaaataaaaaacaacattagtaaaatttgttttaacaaatcaaataagaaaaatggCGATTTTAAAGGTaagtaaaaattatatgaaaaataattttttatcaaatatttgtgcataatatttatatacgcAAGAGAAAGGTCGacattttttctatatgcatatatatatgcaactATCTATTTGTGCCCATTTTCTAACTTTTTTAAAGATGACCAAATTGAAATCATTTtggataataaaaatataacccCAAAgccaatatattttaacttTCAAGAAATCGAGACAAAAAAATCTTTTGACCGAATCGGTAAATATAAAGacttatatatgaaatCTATGCAActtaaaatatgattatatcaaaattttctACAACATGTGATATATAATCAAAAGGCGAGAAAATATAGACTCATAAAACTATTAGGAATATATCTTCACCGTTTTGATTCTCTATCCCTTCATACATATACTTTCTAAAACACGCTATATCATTTTTGCGTTTTCTAAAATAAACTAGATCGACTACTTAAACAGTTCGATACCAAACCTGAGTACGACGATCAAAAAAAACCTTCGGAAATATCAAATGAAgatgaaacaaaaaatattaaagatACCAATTTGAATGTTCttgaaaatatacatttacATAAAGATACTAATCGAACTAATCGCTCAGGATATGAGCAATatgaaaagaaaattttagATTTTTACGATGGTAAATTTTACTAAACCGGTTTTGTGCAAAAAAATTCaccaattttatttattttgatttatttgatattttcaattttatattgcATATCTTTCAGAAATCCTTTTAACTGAAACGGAAACGATAAACTTATTGAACATACCAAACATATTAAATGATTCTGAAGAAGAGAAAATGAAAGTTCAGAAAGCAAAtgaaagatataaaaaattattaaacaACGACGAAAGTAATTGCATAAATAAGTCCATGCAAACATTGAATGTCttcagaaaaaataaagatgtTTATGTCTCCATTGTTAACAAGCAAAACAATAGTTCCCAAACGAATTTATACGAATTACATAAATTGACTATGCGAAGCTCAACAAACatgttaaaataaaaaataaaaaaaaattataataaaatatataacgaAAATGCATTAATGTAAAATCATTTAACTAGGCAAATGGCGAACGGGGTTTTGCCACACTCAACAATTAAATAGTTCTAAATgggaataataattatcGAAAAAACACATACTTTCGTCGTTATGGTTATCTAAATCCATATAATCatgatttatattaaatatgtttcataattttttttcatttcttcattttaCAGACCAGAACTTCTCcacaaaaaatttataaaatacagaaataaaaaatttaaaaaaataatggaCGAATACGGAGATTCCTTAAACATTAACGAaagaataattttaaaaaaaaatatgtggGTTCAAGTGGTTGACAAAAATACTGTTGATAATAAACAAACAACAATTATACCAAAGTCGTTTTAtaaatctaaaaaaaacaacacATCCCTTTTTAACACTTTGTTTtcaacaaaaaatatgtctAGAAGCTtatcaaataaaagtaGAACATTTAGATCGAAgggaaaatttaaaaacatgAAAACAATGAAGTTTTTGACCagtaaacatttttttccaatgTAAATTTGTGTgcttttgaaaaatatacagAATGGTGTGCATCAAATattgtttcatttttcattttatatatttttgtaaatatgtttatatgcCTAAAATACTCTTAATTTGCAAAGATTGTTGAAGAGGAAATAGAATATCGTTTTTACTCACATCATTTTATGActattcataatatttatcgattttcattttatgtgtatattattCAACTTTATCTTTGATCCTATTTTTAAAGGCAGTTTTAGTGAAgatgaatatttaataaagtctataattaaaaagaaaaaagaacaAGGTGATGATCAAGAgggaaaagaaaataaaattgaagaagatgatgatgataataataatttagcatggaaaataaataataaaaaaaaaatgttaaataaagaaaattttgtattactattaaaaacactagaaaaatgtataatacaaaatatttattattatgagCAAATgctttataaaaatattcacttaagttatattaaagatttcagaaaaaataacaatataaaaatgtttgaTGGAGAAAATTACGATGTTCTTACTAATCCTAacattaattataaaaaaaaaaaaactattataAGAACaaagattaaaaaaaatattaaaaaaataattaactTTTATCagattaataaatatatagacaCTGTagacattttaaaaatgccTACAAAATGTGATACAAGTAatgcaaatataaatactatTGTTAAcccaataaaaaaaaaattgcgTTCTTTACCAAAAGgaaaaaaggaaattatATCTAAGCGAATTATGGCTAGCAAACTAATACTTAAAATAAGAAACAAAGCTAGAAAAggaatagaaaaaataaaagaaaagaatCAAATTATAGATGATAACAATATTAACGCTGATTATAAACTACAAAATAAAGacacaaataataaaaacctAGATGAAGAAATCACTTATCCtctcttaaaaaaaaacataaatgaTGAAACAAATCAATGGGATCAAGATATATTAAGTATCATTATAAATCATGATAATAATGAGGATAAgctagaaaaaataaacacgTTAATTGCAGACGATGTTTTTAAAGATAATAAGAATACTACaagtattaatattatttccaatcatgaaacaaaaaatgatcaaaatttagaaaaacctaaaaattatgagaaaaaaaaattgttacatatattaaaaaaaaaaaaaaaattcatgtCTATTAATGGGAATAGAATAAAACTAAAAAGAGAAGttaaacaaaatgattGTATTTACAATAATATGAGTGATAATGATTGTATGGAAGTTAATATAAGTTGTCTagaaaatacatataaaaaagaaaatatagaaacacagtataaaaataatatactatataattataaaagaaaagaatatataaaaaacatatcaatcgataaattatttcaatttcattataaaaatttagaaaaaaatgtaactTCAATGGATACAAATACGTTTTATGAAGATTATATAACAGCTAGTTATTCAAATACATTAAATATTggaaattttcaaaatagtAAAGGAAATATTGCTATATTTAGTTTTATCAATCCAACATATCctataaaattgtataatttaaatacaaGTGTTATGAAAATTAAATACTCTAATAATAACCCAAGTATTTTAGTAGCTGCTTTATGTAATGgtcacatatatatttacgaTATAcgaaataatgataataatcctgttttaaaatcaacaatgataaaaaattatgataattgCTTTGAACCTATTTAtgatatatcatttaaaaattcatatacTTCTAATTCTATTAATGAATGCGTTTTTTATTCTGCGCATGAAAATGGATCAGTATATCAATGGGATATAcaaaaagaattaaataataaagaaatattatatttaaaaaataaaaaaaatcatttataCACAGATTTATCTTctatatttcaaaataaaagtcTTGCAAACAAACCATTCAATTCATCATTGACATGTATAGACATCGATAATTATATGCAGCATGATGAAGATTTTATTATCAGTAATattgagaaaaaaaattcagcaaacaattttcataaaaacgaaaaaagCTATAATGAATACAGTCCAAATGATAGCAATATTAAcgataataatgatgataatataaataatgacgAAGTAGAtttgttaaataaaaatattcatcaCTCAAATGGTACAGAAAAACGTAAAGATGTAGATGATCTTGATTTTATTAAGTCTATTTCTAAGGAAGAGGAATTATCGAACCATTACAAAAacataacaaaaaatattatagataaaaagataaaacCAATTCATTCGTATTATTATGTTGGTTAGTTTATCATAAGTATATTCTTATATGTTTCATTTAGAATGGaatgttattttataagGATACTTGCGcattctatatatatgatgcATTATTTCCTCTTCAAATATAGGAACAAAGAATGGAATAATATACCGATGCAACAGTTGTTATCATAAATCCTtcttaaattattattatgcaCATTTGGGTGCTGTTAATAAAGTTAAGATAAATCAATTTGATCATGATATATTCCTAAGTGCAGGGGAAGATTCGACAGTTAAATTGTGGAATAAATTTTCGAATGAGCAAATCACAACTTTTAAATCTAAGAATTCATATTCATCAATTAATGATATACTATGGTTATATTAAAggaaaaatatgcataaactataaaatttaatatatttattcctacatctatacatataaaacctattttttataccaTTTCAGGTTACCCAATAATTCGACATCATTCTTCTGTTGCTCAGATGATGGGCGTGTTGAATTATGGGACTTTGACTTTTTATCAAAAGACCCAttagttattttttaccCAAATGTTATGGAATCTTCCAAAATGATTTCATTAGAGTAAgctatttaaataatattttaaaatgacATAAATAGCAAAGTATATAATGAATACATATATAGCATATCCAATATATGcgtatataataaaaaatattggccttttttaactttatgatttcccattttttttgttttctaaGAATGttcaataaaaatgatatattgtTGTGTGGAGATAATTTATCAAATGTGTTTATGatcaaaataaagaatttgGTTAACCGAGAATATGATAATTATGAGCAAAAGGCCAAGTTGGCGAATTGTCTAAAACACTTGGATACCTACGACTACTTCTAAAcaaattagaaaataatgagaTAACCGAGCAAACAAATAAAGAGattaataaacaaatgaaTATTTGTGTTTCTATAACAACCGTTTTTGTATACATCTAGTATTTTGCTcctttcatttaatttctCATATGGTGCTATCTTTACCGAATTGTAAATATCCAATTTGAAAAGCCCTGTACATTTTACattgattatataaaatagcGTGGAAAATATTTGTCACTGTATCTTATTCCcaaattttgtattaaattcgatacatattaaaaattgatttaaaaacatatttccaccatatttttatcgtTTCTCTTTGGAATATTACGAAATAAATaggaaaaatatacatatatactttCATAATCgcaaatattttgatataagCATGTTTCTTTCtcttcatatatatatatatgtatgtatttACATCACCATTCCGTATAGTTATTCAGTTGGAGTTATAAACAACTGAGTGACAAAATTTTCTAATAATCGAAAactaacaattttttttattgctGAAAGATGgattattttctaattaAAAGTAgtttaaatatacaaatagaGTTTGTTATAAGTATATACTATTccaaaagaaaaaaatataatataataatatatttttttcagtttagaacataatttatcatatattaaaaccGAAATACCTATTAAATGCCCATAAAATTTACAggctaaaaaaaaacataccaacgaaacaaattataaattacgaataaataaaaatacgtaaacacataattattatttttcggatatctttattaatcccttttttataagtgtattgttatatattttattagtatttttaattatatattttttaatttataatttatttggcAATTTCTTTTGTTGAAAATCCAAATTTCATGGCAgtcaaaaaattatacatgGGATGA is from Plasmodium berghei ANKA genome assembly, chromosome: 14 and encodes:
- a CDS encoding WD repeat-containing protein, putative produces the protein MEEGLGTIKKIKNNISKICFNKSNKKNGDFKDDQIEIILDNKNITPKPIYFNFQEIETKKSFDRIDRLLKQFDTKPEYDDQKKPSEISNEDETKNIKDTNLNVLENIHLHKDTNRTNRSGYEQYEKKILDFYDEILLTETETINLLNIPNILNDSEEEKMKVQKANERYKKLLNNDESNCINKSMQTLNVFRKNKDVYVSIVNKQNNSSQTNLYELHKLTMRSSTNIPELLHKKFIKYRNKKFKKIMDEYGDSLNINERIILKKNMWVQVVDKNTVDNKQTTIIPKSFYKSKKNNTSLFNTLFSTKNMSRSLSNKSRTFRSKGKFKNMKTMKFLTSSFSEDEYLIKSIIKKKKEQGDDQEGKENKIEEDDDDNNNLAWKINNKKKMLNKENFVLLLKTLEKCIIQNIYYYEQMLYKNIHLSYIKDFRKNNNIKMFDGENYDVLTNPNINYKKKKTIIRTKIKKNIKKIINFYQINKYIDTVDILKMPTKCDTSNANINTIVNPIKKKLRSLPKGKKEIISKRIMASKLILKIRNKARKGIEKIKEKNQIIDDNNINADYKLQNKDTNNKNLDEEITYPLLKKNINDETNQWDQDILSIIINHDNNEDKLEKINTLIADDVFKDNKNTTSINIISNHETKNDQNLEKPKNYEKKKLLHILKKKKKFMSINGNRIKLKREVKQNDCIYNNMSDNDCMEVNISCLENTYKKENIETQYKNNILYNYKRKEYIKNISIDKLFQFHYKNLEKNVTSMDTNTFYEDYITASYSNTLNIGNFQNSKGNIAIFSFINPTYPIKLYNLNTSVMKIKYSNNNPSILVAALCNGHIYIYDIRNNDNNPVLKSTMIKNYDNCFEPIYDISFKNSYTSNSINECVFYSAHENGSVYQWDIQKELNNKEILYLKNKKNHLYTDLSSIFQNKSLANKPFNSSLTCIDIDNYMQHDEDFIISNIEKKNSANNFHKNEKSYNEYSPNDSNINDNNDDNINNDEVDLLNKNIHHSNGTEKRKDVDDLDFIKSISKEEELSNHYKNITKNIIDKKIKPIHSYYYVGTKNGIIYRCNSCYHKSFLNYYYAHLGAVNKVKINQFDHDIFLSAGEDSTVKLWNKFSNEQITTFKSKNSYSSINDILWLPNNSTSFFCCSDDGRVELWDFDFLSKDPLVIFYPNVMESSKMISLEMFNKNDILLCGDNLSNVFMIKIKNLVNREYDNYEQKAKLANCLKHLDTYDYF